The following nucleotide sequence is from Sulfurospirillum arsenophilum NBRC 109478.
TGATATCGTGGCGCAACGTACTTCTTCACGCAATGATCTTACCAATGCTATCTTAAAAGCTGCTCAAGAGTGCCCTTTCCCTGTGAAAGAGAAGGGGGTTGCTCCAAAGATATCCAAGGTTTATCTTAATTTTGTTTTATTGGTTGCAAGTCATCGTAATGCGGATGCTAAACTCATTGCATTTATGGATGAAGAGCTTAAAAAAGCGAACCCAGAGTATAAGCGTGAAATTGATATGTATGAAAATGAAGGAATGAATCAACGAGGAAATAGAGTTTAAAAAACTGGGAAGAAGAAATGGCGACCCCAGGGGGACTTGAACCCCCGTTCCCGCCTTGAGAGGGCGGTGTCCTAACCACTAGACGATGGGGTCGCACAAGTGTGTTTGTTTAGGACAATGGTGACCCGTGATGGATTCGAACCATCGACCACCTCCTTAAAAGGGAGATGCTCTACCGACTGAGCTAACGAGTCATGCTCAGACAGTTTCATAACAAATAAGAAAATGCTGAGGGAAAACAAAATCGTGGCGCGGCGGACGGGGCTCGAACCCGCGACCCCCGGCGTGACAGGCCGATATTCTAACCAACTGAACTACCGCCGCGCATATGGTGGTCGTTAGAGGACTCGAACCTCTGACATCCACCTTGTAAGGGTGGCGCTCTACCAACTGAGCTAAACGACCATTAGGGACACTAAAGAAGAATTTGTTTGGCGACCCCAAGGGGATTTGAACCCCTGTAACCGCCGTGAAAGGGCGGGATCCTGGACCACTAGACGATGGGGTCGCACAAAAAATGAATGGTGACCCGTGATGGATTCGAACCATCGACCACCTCCTTAAAAGGGAGATGCTCTACCGACTGAGCTAACGAGTCATTCACCGTTCTTCTCGTAATGAGGCTGAAATTATAGAGAAAAAAAAGTCATTTGTCAAGACATTTTTTCACTTTTTATAAAAATACTTTCGCCTACATGTAAAAGTAACTTTAAGGCATGGTATGCACTTTGGGTTTGGATGTATTCTCGATCGCCCTCTAAAAGAAGTCTCTCAATCATAATATCACCCTCTTTATTGCGTGCTCCAACATACACTGTGCCAACTGGTTTTTCAAGAGTGCCACCTGTTGGCCCTGCTACACCACTGGTTGCAATGGCATAATCAGAGAGGCTGGCATTAAGAACACCTTCTAGCATTTCGCGTACACAGAGCTCACTGACGGCACCAAAACGCTCAATCGTATCAGGGTTAACGCCCAGCCATGATTCTTTAATGTCGTTAGAGTAAGAGACAATGCCACCTTTGAAGACAGCAGAGACACCTGAGCGTTTAGTCAGCATGGACGCGATTAGTCCTCCTGTACAACTCTCAGCAATACTCAGTGTTTTTTCTTCTCGTTGTAAACATTGGGAAATATGCTCAATAACATCTGGATGGTTGATAACTTTTGTCGGAAGGAGTGATTTGATAGCTTTAAAGAAACTCTCTAGGTTGCCATATTTATTGGAGATAGCTTCAACCATAATCCAACCGTCCACAATAGTCGTTGGCGTAATACGAATTTCATAGTTTTGCGCAAGCGGCTCAACGAGGATTTTTAAAGAGTCTTCATCAATGTTTATAATAGAAAAAAGTGCCGAGCTATTGCTGTTTTCGATCAAAACAGGTGGAAGTTTTTTATTTTCACATGCTTTAATGACATTGATGTGTTTCCCCTCTCGCTCTAAAAGATAACTATTGTCTTCAAAGCGTACTGTTTTGGAAGGAATGAGCATGCCCGCTTTGAGTTCCAGCGATTCTTCTCCCAGCGTTGCAATGACTTTGTTGACCAGATTGAAGCTGTCGTTGGAAGTGACAATGACAATTTCATCGGCATGTGCAATAGACTCTTCGAGAACAAAAAAGAGGTCTTTATCGTTTTTATCGATATAAACAGTCTGATCGGGAAGGTCAAGATGTTTCGTAATGGTGGCATGGATATAGTTCAAAAATGGCAGATTGTATCGTAGTGCTTTACCGACTACGATCAAAGAGCTTTTCATAGGAATACCTTTTTAATTTTGATGACGTCAAAAAAGTAAAACTGTTTTGACTACGTTAGCCACTAGGGCACTAAAGCTTGCCAACAGCGTTGGCAGACTAAAACTTTGAATCATAACGTATCTCGCATTATACCGTAAGTGCTTCTTAAATCGTTTTTAGATAAACTTGCCTCATTTTAAGAGACGCTTACATGTAAAGAGTTTTCCAACTCCGTAGCTTCTAAGGAGAGATTATTAATGGACTATAAAGAGACCTTGCTTCTTCCACAGACTGATTTTCCAATGCGTGGCAACTTGCCCCAAAACGAACCTGCACGTTATGCAAAGTGGTTTTCCAAAGAGGAGAGCGCTTATGCAAGAATGATTAAAAATAGAGAAAATGCCACTCAAACGTTTATTCTTCACGATGGTCCTCCTTATGCCAATGGGCATATTCACATTGGACATGCGCTCAATAAAGTGCTTAAAGATGTGATTATTAAAACACATTACTTTTTTGGTGAGAAAGTACGTTACGTTCCAGGTTGGGATTGTCATGGACTTCCAATCGAACAACAAGTTGAAAAAAATCTTGGTAAAGAGAAAAAAGACGCACTTGCTAAAAGTAAAATCAGAGAGTTGTGTCGTGAACATGCTCGCAAATTTATTGATATTCAACGCGAAGAGTTTAAATCTTTAGGAGTTATTGCTGATTGGGACAATCCGTATATGACGATGAAATTTAAATTTGAAGCGGATATCTACCGTGCTTTATGCGGTGTCGCAGACAAAGGACTTTTGGTTGAGCGAAGTAAACCTGTTTATTGGTCATGGGCAGCTCGTAGTGCGCTTGCAGAAGCAGAAGTAGAGTATGAAGACAAAGAAGACTACTCAATTTTTGTCGCATTTGCACTGAGCCCTGAAGCAAAAGCGAAACTTGAAATTAGCGGCGATGCTTCAGTGATTATCTGGACAACAACGCCATGGACATTGCCTGCGAACGTGGGTATTTCTTTTAGTCCTGATGAAAACTATGTGCTTACCAGTGACGGTTACATCGTGGCTGAGCCTTTACATGTAAAACTTTTAGAGCAAGGTGTTATTGCCGGTGAGATCGTGAAAACGTTTAAAGCAAGCGTGCTTGAAAACAGTTTTGCACTCAACCCACTCAATGGGCGAAAATCGCAATTAATTCTAGGCGATCACGTTACGATGGATGGCGGTAGTGGCTGTGTTCATACCGCTCCGGGACATGGTGATGATGACTACAAAGTAGGGCTTCGTTATGGTCTTGAAGTCGTAATGCCGGTCGATGAGCGAGGCTGTTACGATGAGACGGTGGTTCGTTTAGGACTCCTTCCAGATGCGCAGAGTTTTGTAGGCGAGCATATTTTTAAATGCAACGAGCGTATCTTGGAGCTTTTGGGAACAAGACTTTTGAAATGTTCAAAGTTTACGCACTCCTATCCATTTTGTTGGAGAACCCATCAGCCTGTCATTTACCGCGCAACCAAACAGTGGTTTGTCGCGATGGATGAAGCGGTTGGCGGACGTGAGAGCCTTCGTAAAATGGCAATGGATGAACTTGGGAAAGTGCGTTTCTATCCAAAATCAGGTATTAACCGTTTAGGCTCGATGATTGAAAATAGACCTGATTGGTGTATTTCTCGTCAACGTGACTGGGGTGTTCCAATCGCATTTTTTAGAGACAAAACTACGGGTAAACCAATTTTTGATGCTAACGTCGTTACGCATATTGCCAACATCTTTGAAGAAAAAGGTGCGGATGCGTGGTGGGATTTAGAGATTAAAGACCTTTTGGTTGCAAACAGTGGCTATAACCCTGAAAACCTTGAAAAAGTCATGGATATTTTGGATGTTTGGTTTGACAGTGGTAGCACATGGAAAGCAGTTCTTGAGTCTCCTGACTATGACGCGGGACATTATCCTGCGACAATGTATCTTGAAGGAAGTGACCAACATCGTGGTTGGTTTCAAAGTTCACTTTTGGTCAGTACTGCAAACAATGGCATCGCTCCATATCAAAAAATCTTAACGCATGGTTTTACAGTGGATGAAAAGGGCGAGAAGATGAGCAAATCTAAGGGCAATGTTGTTGCTCCTACAGATATCGCAAAAAGTCATGGTGTCGAAATTCTTCGCCTTTGGGTAGGAACGAGTGAATACACGACAGACCTTAAAATCAGCGATAATATCTTAAAACAGATCAGCGAGCAGTACCGTAAAATTCGCAATACCTTTCGGTTTTTGTTGGCTAACGTGAATGACCTTGAAACGATTATGCCATTTTCGCAAATGGGCGTTTTGGATCAATGGATCTTAGCACACGCCAAAGCGGTTTTTGATGAAGCAGAAGGGTACTTTAGAGAGTATGAATTCTCCAAAGGGTTTGCACTTCTAAACCACTTTATCGCAGTGGAACTCAGTGGAATTTATCTTGATATCTCTAAAGATAGACTCTACTGTAATGCTAAAAATGACTCACTTCGTCTCTCAGCGCAAAGTGCTATGGCGCTCATTGCTGAGAAATTGATGGTTCTTATGGCTCCAACATTGACCTATACGATCGATGAGATGATGGAGTACGCACCTTCTATTTTGAAACAAAATTGTGAGAGTGTGTTTGATCTTGTGTATCAGCCGTTACCTGCTATCGCGACTTCATTTGATGAAGCCTACATGGTGGAAGCGA
It contains:
- a CDS encoding CinA family protein; this translates as MKSSLIVVGKALRYNLPFLNYIHATITKHLDLPDQTVYIDKNDKDLFFVLEESIAHADEIVIVTSNDSFNLVNKVIATLGEESLELKAGMLIPSKTVRFEDNSYLLEREGKHINVIKACENKKLPPVLIENSNSSALFSIINIDEDSLKILVEPLAQNYEIRITPTTIVDGWIMVEAISNKYGNLESFFKAIKSLLPTKVINHPDVIEHISQCLQREEKTLSIAESCTGGLIASMLTKRSGVSAVFKGGIVSYSNDIKESWLGVNPDTIERFGAVSELCVREMLEGVLNASLSDYAIATSGVAGPTGGTLEKPVGTVYVGARNKEGDIMIERLLLEGDREYIQTQSAYHALKLLLHVGESIFIKSEKMS
- the ileS gene encoding isoleucine--tRNA ligase; this translates as MDYKETLLLPQTDFPMRGNLPQNEPARYAKWFSKEESAYARMIKNRENATQTFILHDGPPYANGHIHIGHALNKVLKDVIIKTHYFFGEKVRYVPGWDCHGLPIEQQVEKNLGKEKKDALAKSKIRELCREHARKFIDIQREEFKSLGVIADWDNPYMTMKFKFEADIYRALCGVADKGLLVERSKPVYWSWAARSALAEAEVEYEDKEDYSIFVAFALSPEAKAKLEISGDASVIIWTTTPWTLPANVGISFSPDENYVLTSDGYIVAEPLHVKLLEQGVIAGEIVKTFKASVLENSFALNPLNGRKSQLILGDHVTMDGGSGCVHTAPGHGDDDYKVGLRYGLEVVMPVDERGCYDETVVRLGLLPDAQSFVGEHIFKCNERILELLGTRLLKCSKFTHSYPFCWRTHQPVIYRATKQWFVAMDEAVGGRESLRKMAMDELGKVRFYPKSGINRLGSMIENRPDWCISRQRDWGVPIAFFRDKTTGKPIFDANVVTHIANIFEEKGADAWWDLEIKDLLVANSGYNPENLEKVMDILDVWFDSGSTWKAVLESPDYDAGHYPATMYLEGSDQHRGWFQSSLLVSTANNGIAPYQKILTHGFTVDEKGEKMSKSKGNVVAPTDIAKSHGVEILRLWVGTSEYTTDLKISDNILKQISEQYRKIRNTFRFLLANVNDLETIMPFSQMGVLDQWILAHAKAVFDEAEGYFREYEFSKGFALLNHFIAVELSGIYLDISKDRLYCNAKNDSLRLSAQSAMALIAEKLMVLMAPTLTYTIDEMMEYAPSILKQNCESVFDLVYQPLPAIATSFDEAYMVEAREKFFEIVDALKKEKIIKSTLELVLQTSSTKITALEKVDAEDWFTVSKVIEHDEAGEMGVFEVAGDSFKILKATKCKCPRCWKYRAKSEEELCHRCNEALNG